The Alicyclobacillus vulcanalis DNA window AGGCCCATGTTCCGCCCACTTTCCCCGCACCAAAAATTTTGCCTCGCACCAAAAAAGGTGGTCACAAAATGCAGCCGTCGGCGTATAATAGGGTCAGAAAGTTTCCTTGGGCTAAAAATCTTACCCTGATACAACACATGTCCGGAACGTCCGATGCGCAAGACGGCGGTTGCCGGCAAAGGGGGCACGAGGTGAGTGTGACGACCACGACGTTGCAAAGCCCGGATTCGAAGGCCGTGCGGGCCGCCAGGGCGGCACTGGACCACCGCCGCAGGGGTGTGCGGGCGCTGCTTCCGTTTCTCGGCCCCGCATTCGTGGCCTGTGTGGCGTACATCGATCCCGGCAACTACGCGACCAACATTCAGAGTGGATCGGAGTTCGGTTATCGCCTCTTGTGGGTCGTGGTGCTGGCCAACCTGATGGCGATGCTGATTCAGCACCTGTCCGCCAAGCTCGGCATCGCGACCGGCAAGAGCCTGCCCGAGATGTGCCGGGATCACTTTCCCAAGTGGTTGACCTACGTCATGTGGGCGTTTTCGGAAGTTGCGGCGATGGCCACGGACATTGCGGAATTTCTGGGGGCCACGGTCGGGTTAAACCTTCTGCTGCACATTCCGATGCTCATCGGGACGCTCGTGACAGGCGTGGTGACGTATCTGATTCTGACGCTGGACCGACTCGGATTCCGGCCGCTCGAAAAATTCATTACGGCGTTCGTGCTGATCATCGCGCTGTGCTACGTCGTAGAGACGGCGTTTTCCAAACCCAATTGGGGCCAGGTCGCCTATCACAGCGTGGTGCCGTGGCTTGGGAATCAGTCCGCGGTGCTGCTCGCGGTGGGCGTGATCGGCGCCACGGTCATGCCGCACGTGGTGTATCTGCATTCGAGCCTGACGCAGAATCGGATTCAGCCGCGCGACGAAGAGGATAAGGTGAAAATCGCGCGTTTCAGCGCGAAAGAGGTCGTCATCGCCATGTCGCTGGCGGGACTCGTGAACTTGTCCATGATGTTCATGGCGGCCTCGGTGTTTCACGGCACAGGCCACACGGGTGTCGCGGACATTTCCACGGCGTATCAGACGCTGACGCCGCTTCTTGGCCCGGCGAGCGCTGCGGTGTTCCTCATCTCGCTGCTCGCATCGGGATTCTCGAGCTCGGCGGTTGGCACGATGGCGGGCCAGGTGATTATGCAGGGCTTTGTGGGCTTCACCATCCCACTGTGGCTCCGCCGCGTCATCACGATGCTCCCGACGGTCGTGATCGTGGCGCTTGGGCTCAACCCGACCGAAACGCTCGTCTTGAGCCAGGTGGTGCTGAGCATCGTGCTGCCGATGCCCGTGGTGGCGCTCGTGTACTTCACGCGCCGGCCGGACATCATGGGTCGGCTGGTCAACCGGCGGCTCACCACCTGGGTCGCGAGCCTGTGCGCAACGGTGATTGTGGTCCTGAACATGGTGCTCCTGTACCTGTCCTTCGGCGGCAGTTTCTGAACGCTGCACGCGCCCGGCGCTTGCCGGGCCTTTTTTATGCCGCCCGGCCGAGGCGCGCGCGGATTTTGTGCAGGAGGTCGAGGTAGGGGGCGAGATCGCCTTTGGTCACGCGCCACAGCGCGCGGCTGTCGCGGCCCGAACTGCGGTGATACCAGGCGATGTACAGGGCGAGTTCGACGACGTAGGAGAGGGTCGAGGCGATGGACGCCCCGTACATCCCCGCGAGGGGAATGAGCACCAGGCACATGAGCGCATTCGCGGCAATGACGGCGAGGTTCACCCAGGTGAGCGTCGTCGGCCGGCCGAGCGCGTTCGTGAAGTATTGGGCGATGACGTTCGCCGTCGCTTTGAGCACGAGGCCGGGGAGGAGGACGTAAAAAGGGCCGAGGCTGCCGCCGTACTTGTGCCAACTGTAAATGAGGACGATGAGCGGCATGCCGGCGGCGAGCGCGCACGCGGCCAGGCAGGACGTGACGAGCGTTTGGCGCGCAGCGCCTTCGGTGATGGCGCCCGCGTCATCCACGCTCGCGGCCGTCACGCGGTGAAACACCATGGTCGCGATGGTTTGCGTCAAGGTGTTCAGAATTTCCGCCGCGGCGACGGCGACCCCGTAGATGGAGAGCGTGGTGGCGCTGTGCATGAGCGCGAGCATCCAAAAGTCGGTCCGGTAATTCACGTAGCCGGTGACAATGGCGACCGAGGAGGCGGTGCCGTATCGATACAGGCCGCGCCATTCGGCGCGGTGAAACCGCCACTTCAGGGTCGCGCCGAAGCCGAGTTTCTTGTACGTGACGGCGAGCGTGAGCAGGACGCAGAGGGCCCAGGACACGAGCCAGATGCGAAACGTCCAGACGAGCCGAGGCGCGGAAGGCATGTGCCAGTGAAGCGCGATGAAGCCGAGATAGAGGACGAGAAAGGCCACGGCCTGTGCGATGTTCACCCGGTTGAGCCACGAAATTTCGCCGAGCGAGTTGAGGAGCTTCGAGCCGTACCCAAACAAAAACGTGAAGGGAATGCCGATGAGGGCGTACTCGATGGACAAGGGCGGATGCCAAATCCAGATGGCGCAAAGGGCGGCGAGCCAGACGGCGATGCTGAACAGATACATCACGAAGTTGCCCATTTGCACAATCTGCGCTTTATCCTCGGGCCGGCGGGGCAACGCGTACGAAAAGTAGTTCGTGTATCCGCCGGAGAACGACTGCCCGAGGGTGGCGACGGTGGTGGAGAGCTGGAATTCGCCGCGGCTTGCCGTCGGCAGGTAGCGCGCCGCGATGGCGCTGTTGGCGAAGGTGAGAAAGGAGGAGAGGCCTCGGTATGCAAAGCTGTATAACGTGAGCTTTCGTCCCATCACGATGGTTCGTCTCCATTTCCGGTCCTATCGACATGGTGTAACAGATCGCCACGTATCACTTTACTGGACTCTGTCCCGTCCGTGAAGGGGAACCGAAAGACGCCAACATGACGTCTTCGGGCGGGCGCTCGCGGGTGCCTGAGTGCCGACAGATCAGGGCCACCGCTGCCGCTGCGCCAACATGACGTCTTCGGGCGAGCGCTCGCGGGCGCCCGGGCGAGACTCGCGCGCGCTGGGCGAGCGTGTGATACCATGAACGCGAAGGAGCTCGACACGAGAGGGTGGCATGGCATGCGAGCGGTGGACGTGATCGATAAAAAGCGCAGAGGGGAGGAGCTGACGCCAGACGAATTGCGGTTCTTGGTGGAGGGGTACGTGGCCGGCCGCGTGCCGGACTATCAGATGAGCGCGTTTCTCATGGCCGTCGTCTGGCGCGGCATGACCGCCGAAGAGACGTTCGCCCTGACGCGCCTTCTGGCGGAGTCCGGGGAGACACTCGATCTCTCGGCCATTCCCGGGATCAAGGTGGACAAACATAGCACGGGCGGCGTGGGGGACAAGGCGACGCTCGTCGTGCTGCCGCTCGTGGCGTCCGTGGGCGTCCCCGTCATCAAGATGTCCGGCAGGGGGCTTGGGCACACGGGCGGCACCATCGACAAGCTGGAGTCCATCCCAGGTTTTCGGACCAATCTCGGCGTCCAGGAGCTCGTCGAGCAGGTCGAGCGCATCGGCATCGCGCTCGGCGGGCAAACGGCCGATCTCGCCCCGGCCGACAAGAAACTGTACGCGCTGCGCGATGTCACGGCGACCGTGGAGTCTCTGCCGCTCATCGCGAGTTCCGTGATGAGCAAGAAGCTGGCGGGCGGCGCCGACGCGATCGTGCTGGACGTGAAGGTCGGCGACGGCGCGTTCATGAAGTCGCTCGCGGACGCGCGCAGGCTGGCGCGGCTCATGGTGCACTTGGGCGAGGCGGCCGGCAGGCGGACTGTGGCGGTGCTGAGCAACATGGATCAGCCACTCGGCTCGGCCATTGGCAACGCCCTCGAGGTGGCGGAGGCCATCCGCGTGCTGGCTGGGGAGGGGCCGTTTGATCTCGCCGAGATCGCGCTGGCTTTGGCGGAGGAGATGACCGTATTGGCGGGCGTTGCGGCGACGCGCGAAGAGGCGCGGCGGAAGCTGCGCCAGTCGGTCGCCGATGGGCGCGCGCTCGAGACGCTGCGGCGGTGGATTGCGGCGCAGGGCGGGGACCCGCGCGTGGTGGACGATCCGTCGCGGCTGCCGCAGGCGCCGGTGGTGAAGCCGTGCCTGCCGAAGAAGGCGGGATTTGTCGCCAAGCTTCCCGCGCTCGCGTTTGGCCTCGCGGCCATGCGATTGGGCGCCGGGCGCGCGGCGAAAGACGATACCATCGATCCGTCCGTCGGAATTGTCGTCCACGCGAAGGTGGGCGATCGCGTCCAGACGCACCGCCCGATCTTCACGGTGCACGCGCGCACGGAGGAGGACGCGCTCCGCTGCATCGAGGAGCTCGAGGCGGTGGTGGAGATTTCCGACGATCCCGTCGAGACGCCGCCCGTCATCCTCGCGCGCATCGACCGGAGCGACGCGGCGCCTTACGCGAATTTGCTGGAGGCGGCGCGCACGGCGCGAGCTAGGGCGTACGTCCCGTACTCGGGCTTCGCCGTCGGCGCGGCGCTGGAGCTCGCGGACGGGCGCATGGTCACGGGCGCCAATGTCGAAAATGCTTCCTATGGGCTGACCAACTGCGCGGAACGGTCGGCCGTGTTCCGCGCCATCGCGGAAGGCCTGCCCGGGGAGCGACCCGACATTCGGGCCGTGGCCGTGATTGCGGACAGCCCGGAGCCGGTCTCCCCGTGTGGCGCGTGTCGCCAGGTGTTGGCCGAGTTTTGCCCGCCCGACACACCGGTGTACCTCGGCAACCTGCGCGGGGACGTGATCGAGACGAGCGTGGGCGCCCTGTTGCCGGGCGCGTTCACAGAGGCGCAGATGACCAACGTCAAAGGCCAGGACAAGGAGGCGTGAGCCCATGGCATCGAAGGTGATTTGGGCGCGCGACGTGCGCGGCAAGGCCCGACAAGACATCGATCCGGAGTTTCGCTGGAACCTCGAGGACATCTATCCCGATGAAGCGGCGTGGCGACATGACGCCGATCGCGTCCGGACCTTAGCCGACCAATTCGAGCGCTTTCGCGGGCATCTGCAGGATTCCGGCGAGGTCCTCCTGGAGGCGCTGCGGGCCCACGACGAGCTGGGCCAGGTGCTTGCCAAGCTCATCGTCTACGCCAAAATGAAGCTCGATGAGGACACGAGCGAGAGCTCTCGGCAGGTGCTGTTTGCGGAGGCGCAGCGGCTAGCCTCAGAGGTCCAGGCGCAGTTGTCGTTCTTCTACCCTGAATTGGTCCAACTCCCTCCCGACAAGGTCGAGGGATGGCTTGAGACCGTCGACGGACTTGGCCTGTACCGCTTCTTTCTCGAGGAGACCCTGCGCGAGCGCGATCACGTCCTCACGCCCGAAGAGGAGCAGCTCCTGGCTCATTTCAGCGAGGTCCTGTACGCCCCGTCCAAAATCTTCGAGATGTACAACAACGCCGACACGGTCTTCCCGTCGATTCGCGACGAGAACGGGGAGGACGTGCAGGTGACGCACGCCCTCTACCATGAGCTCTTGGAGCGTCAGGACCGCGGGGTTCGCGAGCGGGCGTTCCACGCGGTGTACGACACCTACAAGAAGCACCGCAACACGGTGGCAGCGCTGTACGCGGCGAACGTCAAGCGAAACGCCATCAACGCGCGCGTGCGCAAGTACCCTTCGGCGCTCGATGCCGCGCTCGACGGCGATCGCATCCCGCGCTCCGTCTACGAAAACCTGATCCAAGCGGTGCGCGAGGCCATCTCTGAGCTTCAGAGCTATCTCGCGCTGCGCAAGCGGGCGCTCGGCCTTGCGGAGCTTCACATGTGGGACTTGTACGTGCCGCTCGTCGCCGAGATCGACTGGAAGGTGCCTTACGCTGAGGCGCGCGAGACGGTGCTCGAGGCGGTGCGCGTGTTTGGCGAGACGTACGCGAACGCGGCGCGCGAGGGACTGTTCAGCCGGTGGGTGGACGTGTATGAGACCAAGGGGAAGCGCTCGGGCGGCTACTCGTGGGGCACGTACGGCACGCATCCGTACATCTTGTTGAACTACACGGACTCCATCCAGGACATGTTCACGCTGGCGCACGAGCTCGGCCACTCGATGCACAGCTACTTTTCGCGGAAAACCCAGCCTTACATCTACAGCGACTACACCATCTTCGTCGCCGAAGTCGCGTCGACCGTCAACGAGGCCATCCTCTACGACCACCTGCTCGCGCGCGAACACGATCCGCTGCGGCGCGCTTACCTGCTCAACCGGCAGGTGGAGACCATTCGCACGACGCTCATTGCGCAGACACTCTATGCCGAATTCGAAAAGCGCACGCACGAGCGCGTGGAGGAAGGCGGCGCCATCACGGCGGACTGGCTGGACGAAGTGTTTTACGATCTCAATCGGGCGTATTACGCGCCCGAGGTGACGGTGGATGACGACATCGCGCACGGTTGGATGCGCATTCCGCATTTTTATTCCGCGTTTTACGTGTACAAATACGCGACGGGCATTTCGGCGGCACTTGCACTCGTCGAGAGGATTCGGGGCGAGGGAGGCGAGGCGGTGGATCGGTACCTCCGCTTCCTGTCGTCTGGGAGCTCGAATACGTCGATAGAGCTTCTCCGCGCGGCGGGGGTGGACATGACGAGCGACGCGCCTGTGCGCCAGGCGCTCACGCGCTTCGCGCGGTTGACGGCGGAACTCGGGGAACTTTTGGCGGCGCGCTGACTAGGCGCGCCGCGCTGCGCGCTTCGGGAGGTCGACGGTGACGGTGGTGCCTTCGTCGACGCGGGAGCGGATGGCAATCGAGCCACCGTGGGCCTCCACGATGTGCTTGCAAACAAACAGGCCGAGCCCCGTGCCCGTCGACTTGGTCGTGTAAAACGGCCGAAAAATGCGCTCCACGTGTTGGATCCCACATCCGTTGTCCATCACCTTCGCCACCACATGCCCCTCTCGCTCTTCGAGGTGCAGTGAGACGGCTGCGTTCGGCCGGCCGCGGCAGGCGTGCAG harbors:
- a CDS encoding Nramp family divalent metal transporter, which codes for MSVTTTTLQSPDSKAVRAARAALDHRRRGVRALLPFLGPAFVACVAYIDPGNYATNIQSGSEFGYRLLWVVVLANLMAMLIQHLSAKLGIATGKSLPEMCRDHFPKWLTYVMWAFSEVAAMATDIAEFLGATVGLNLLLHIPMLIGTLVTGVVTYLILTLDRLGFRPLEKFITAFVLIIALCYVVETAFSKPNWGQVAYHSVVPWLGNQSAVLLAVGVIGATVMPHVVYLHSSLTQNRIQPRDEEDKVKIARFSAKEVVIAMSLAGLVNLSMMFMAASVFHGTGHTGVADISTAYQTLTPLLGPASAAVFLISLLASGFSSSAVGTMAGQVIMQGFVGFTIPLWLRRVITMLPTVVIVALGLNPTETLVLSQVVLSIVLPMPVVALVYFTRRPDIMGRLVNRRLTTWVASLCATVIVVLNMVLLYLSFGGSF
- a CDS encoding MATE family efflux transporter → MGRKLTLYSFAYRGLSSFLTFANSAIAARYLPTASRGEFQLSTTVATLGQSFSGGYTNYFSYALPRRPEDKAQIVQMGNFVMYLFSIAVWLAALCAIWIWHPPLSIEYALIGIPFTFLFGYGSKLLNSLGEISWLNRVNIAQAVAFLVLYLGFIALHWHMPSAPRLVWTFRIWLVSWALCVLLTLAVTYKKLGFGATLKWRFHRAEWRGLYRYGTASSVAIVTGYVNYRTDFWMLALMHSATTLSIYGVAVAAAEILNTLTQTIATMVFHRVTAASVDDAGAITEGAARQTLVTSCLAACALAAGMPLIVLIYSWHKYGGSLGPFYVLLPGLVLKATANVIAQYFTNALGRPTTLTWVNLAVIAANALMCLVLIPLAGMYGASIASTLSYVVELALYIAWYHRSSGRDSRALWRVTKGDLAPYLDLLHKIRARLGRAA
- a CDS encoding pyrimidine-nucleoside phosphorylase produces the protein MRAVDVIDKKRRGEELTPDELRFLVEGYVAGRVPDYQMSAFLMAVVWRGMTAEETFALTRLLAESGETLDLSAIPGIKVDKHSTGGVGDKATLVVLPLVASVGVPVIKMSGRGLGHTGGTIDKLESIPGFRTNLGVQELVEQVERIGIALGGQTADLAPADKKLYALRDVTATVESLPLIASSVMSKKLAGGADAIVLDVKVGDGAFMKSLADARRLARLMVHLGEAAGRRTVAVLSNMDQPLGSAIGNALEVAEAIRVLAGEGPFDLAEIALALAEEMTVLAGVAATREEARRKLRQSVADGRALETLRRWIAAQGGDPRVVDDPSRLPQAPVVKPCLPKKAGFVAKLPALAFGLAAMRLGAGRAAKDDTIDPSVGIVVHAKVGDRVQTHRPIFTVHARTEEDALRCIEELEAVVEISDDPVETPPVILARIDRSDAAPYANLLEAARTARARAYVPYSGFAVGAALELADGRMVTGANVENASYGLTNCAERSAVFRAIAEGLPGERPDIRAVAVIADSPEPVSPCGACRQVLAEFCPPDTPVYLGNLRGDVIETSVGALLPGAFTEAQMTNVKGQDKEA
- the pepF gene encoding oligoendopeptidase F, which gives rise to MASKVIWARDVRGKARQDIDPEFRWNLEDIYPDEAAWRHDADRVRTLADQFERFRGHLQDSGEVLLEALRAHDELGQVLAKLIVYAKMKLDEDTSESSRQVLFAEAQRLASEVQAQLSFFYPELVQLPPDKVEGWLETVDGLGLYRFFLEETLRERDHVLTPEEEQLLAHFSEVLYAPSKIFEMYNNADTVFPSIRDENGEDVQVTHALYHELLERQDRGVRERAFHAVYDTYKKHRNTVAALYAANVKRNAINARVRKYPSALDAALDGDRIPRSVYENLIQAVREAISELQSYLALRKRALGLAELHMWDLYVPLVAEIDWKVPYAEARETVLEAVRVFGETYANAAREGLFSRWVDVYETKGKRSGGYSWGTYGTHPYILLNYTDSIQDMFTLAHELGHSMHSYFSRKTQPYIYSDYTIFVAEVASTVNEAILYDHLLAREHDPLRRAYLLNRQVETIRTTLIAQTLYAEFEKRTHERVEEGGAITADWLDEVFYDLNRAYYAPEVTVDDDIAHGWMRIPHFYSAFYVYKYATGISAALALVERIRGEGGEAVDRYLRFLSSGSSNTSIELLRAAGVDMTSDAPVRQALTRFARLTAELGELLAAR